TTCCATCTGTAAATGAAATATCAAAAACTTTTTCTGTTTTGGTAAACGTTCCTGTAGTAGTTAATTTACCTGTTTCTTTACCATTTTTTATTTCGGGTTCTACAAAACCTGTTGCTCCAATGGTAGTAACTCCAGTCTCCTCGGTTATTTTTTTTGCTAATGGTGGACTAGCCCCAGCACCACAAGCATGACAACTACCAAAAACTATGGTTGCATTATCTTCAAAAACAATACTTCCATCTTTTACTCCTTGAGCTATATCACTAACTGTTGCTGAATTAGGATTAGTTGATTTATTTGCATAAAACCCTGCTCCAGGGTCTAAAAATAATCCAGCACCTGAACCGTGAGCAAAAATTACAGCAGATTGTACTGATCCTTCATCTGCTGTTGCAGTTTTCAAAGCAGAAATTAAAGCTTGTCCGTTATTAACTTTTTCAGCATTATATCCGTTGTTTTTTTCAAGAGAACTTGCTCTAGCATGAAAAGCATTTCTATCGCTACTTGTATAATTAGTACCACTACCGTCTCCGTATATTGCGAGCTTAGCTTCCAGACCTTCTAACTCATAGTTCGCTATTACACTATTTTCAGCAAAATTATATGGACTATTGTATACGTAACCATCTGCCAAAGGGTCAATACTCCAAAACCTTCCTATATCAGAATAGTAAAATCTAAACTTAAATTCGTGTGCATCTAAACCAAGCTCTTTGTGTAATTCCTGTCCTTGATACGTTTTATAATTATTTTCAACGCCATTAATTACGTTATTATACCCTTTATGTTTCAAACCGAATGGATAATAATTTGATTCAGAAACAATTACAGTCCTTGCCGTATTGCCTTTTACAATTTTTACATCATCAAACCACACCTTCCCGGCATGTTGTTGTCTATTCGAATACCCACCTCTCTTACATCTGCCGCCACATGAACGGTTTTTGCTACATATACCCACCGGTTTTTCTCGGTAATCTTATCCGATGTATGATGTCCGCTAGGCCAGCCTGTCTCTCCTGATTTCCTGGTGGTCAGAAAAATCTCCGCACTGTTGTTTGTTACATCCTCTACAAATACCCACCCCGATACCGTAATAGTAAGTATCTTCCGGGTTGTTAACGGCTGTCCAACTATCATTATATACATAGTAATCACTAGTAGCAGCAATCGGGTCAATCCTTCCCGAATAACTTCCCGATTTCTTTTTACTGCTGTCCAGTGTAGTAAGCGCCCTACTCAAACCATTACTGCTATCCCAGTTAGCCATACTTTCAAATCCATCGGTAAACACGGTCTGTTGGCTGTTATTCGTATTTTCCGTATAACTCAGTCTCACGTTTCCGAGATGATCTTTTGCCTGGTAAATATAATCAAAACCTCCCGAATGATTGGGCGTAGCATAGCCTTCGGGTGTGGAAAAGAACTGCAAAACATCGTTTTCGTATACATAATTGCCGGCATACTGTGTGGTTATCAGGCTGTTGAGGTTTCTTACTTTTTTCTCCATTTTAGTTCCCATAGCATCGTACAGGTAATCAATAAACTTACCTGTACTAAAATATACCTGTGTCGGCAAATTCAGATGATTGTAGCTAATAGCTGTAATTCCTTTATTCTTGTCTTGTATCATATTACCATTGGTGTCATAAGCATAATCCTCATCCGTATTGATACCGTCTTTAAATCCGTAGTTTTTATTTCCGTTGTCGGTTACTTTGGTAAGTTGGTTTCCGTCATAGGTATAGCTTATATAGTCCATAGTACCGTAGTGTCCGGCATTGGAGATGACAGGGTTGTTTACCACAGCTCCTCTTCTGAAAAGGCGTTGTATATTGCCGTTTTTATCATAACTGATACTACCTATGTTAAACCGAGACGTCTCATTCCAGGCATAGTAGTAGGCTCCGGTAATCCGGTTGAGGTCATCATAATAATAGCTGTATTGTCGTTTGGCATTGTCCGAGGCTGTTTTCCACAATATTTGTGAGATATTGCCATTATAGAGATAAGAGCCTGTGTCATTGTATTTGAGTTCCATAGAGAACAAATCGTCTGCCAGTCCTGCCGAAGGGTCGTTGATCTTTTTTAGCCAACCCCTGATATTGTAGGTATAGTCTACTTCCTGTAGCGGAGCAGCTTCCCTATCCCCTACCTTTTTTTGGATGAGCTGACCCAAATCATCGTAATGGTTCCTGACCATGAACTCTTCCGCTGTGCCGTTTACGGTTTGTTTTTGAGTGAGCAGCCGTTCTGCGTGGTCATAGGTAAATACATCTTCTACCACAATGGGCGTATTGCCGGCTTTGGTATGAGTGGTTTTGCTTCGTAAGGTTTTTCCGGTAAAGTCCAATTCCAATTCAACGATGTCTTCGGTATCCAGGTACTCATTTTTTGTATAGGTATATATGGCACGTCCTTTTTCATCATAGTACATTATGGTAGTGATCCAATCGTCAGTTTCCAGGATACGTACCTTACTTACTGTTGTATCGGCAGTTACCGGCTGTTCGTACACTACTGTGGGTGGGGTAAATCCGCCGGGTAAGTCTATATACGTATCGTAGTAATTGACAGTATGTATTTCGGAGGTTGAAACCGTAGTGTAGTCTGAATGGTTATAGTAGAGAGGGATTCCTGCTATCATTATAGCAGTAGCCTCTTGGCTAACAAATAAAGGAGTTGTATTGTTGGCTATATCCTGTAATGCATCTCTGGTAGCATCTCGGAACATAACACCGGTATAAGCAACTCTTCCGTGGGTATCGTATTTGGTAAAGAGCCACTCTCCGTCAGGTGCCAGATTTGCATCCTGAGTGAGAACAGGCCTGTATAGTTTGTCATAGACAATATGCTCCCAACCTTTGCCGGGTATTTTCTTTTTTATCAGCCTGTTGCGATCGTCATATTTGTACTGATAACACAATTTATCTAATAATTCCCGGACTTTTTCTGCTGTTTCCGCTTCGGTATACCCTTGTATTCTATGATAAAAACAAGTAAAAGTTGAGATATTATTTTTACTAATTTATGCAGCAAATTTAAAAGTATCTACATAGGGTGTTTGTCGTTTGACAACGGCAAACACTCTTGCTATTAATTTGTTTCTAATAATGTTAACGGTACTCATTTTACTTTTGCCTTGTTTTATTCTTTTATGATAGTATAATTTCATTTCTGGGTTATGTTGTATAGCAGAAATAGCGCACATATTAATAATTGCTTTCAATTTTTTATTAGCCAAATGAGAGACTTTTGTACGTCCTTTAATACTAGTTCCAGATTGGTAAGGAAAAGGAGCAACACCACAATAAGAGGCAAACTTTCTCCAGTTTTCAAATTTTGAAAAATTGTCAGTAAACACAATCATCATTATAGCAGTTTGCATTCCTATACCTTTAACACTAGTAACAAGTTTATAGGTTTCTTTTAACATTATATTTTGGTCAATAATAGCTTGCATTTGAGTATTAATCTTGTGTATTTGTTTGGTTAGTTCTGCAATCATTTTTTGTTGAACGTCAAAGATTATTTTATACTCTTTTGCTTTATAAATTCTTTTTTGTTCTTTCAAAGTAACTTTAAAACCAGCTCTTTGTTTGTTAAGTTTTGTCCTTAAAGATAAGAGACTTTTTAGTTGTAATATACTTCTTTTAGGTAGCTTACTGGGTTTAAGTTCTTCTTTTAATCGATACCCATATAGAGCAATGCGTTTGGCATCAATTTGGTCATCCTTTCCACGAGCAATACCAATAGATCTTTTAATTTCTAAACCAGAAGCTATGAAAAAAGATAATTTTTGTTCAGTTAAAGACACAGATAATAAATGAGAGTACATTCCTGTATGTTCAAATACAAACATGGTTTCTTCTTTAGAGAAAGACGAATTTTTAAAACTCCACTTTAGCATTAATTTAAATCCAGATTTACTGTTCTCAAACTGTTGAACAATTTGTTTAGAATAGATACAAACATCAATTAATAATTTACTGACATCGATTCCGATAATTTCATTTGTTTTCATAATTTTGTAATTAGATATTAATAATAGTTACTTAAACTAAGACCTTTAATAAGGGCAGAAACTGAAATTCTATATGGTTCTAAGTAACTTTTAAAAAGAACGGAGACTAATACGGGGGATGGCTCTAAAAAGCTAGCTGGCCGCTAAAGTTCACTCCGTTCTTTTGTGTTTTTGGTTATCAACAAAATAAGAGTTATTAACAAAGAAAAAAAGAAGCAAAAAAAGAAATTTCATCATAACTATTATGTTTTTATTTTAAGTAATTATTTCTATTTGCTAATCTAAAGGCCGGGTAGTTTATGATTCTTTTTAATGCTTCTTCGTCATTGGGGTTCATTAACAGTCTCAAATAGGACAGAATGTCTTTGATTTCTTTTCTTTGATAAAATGAAATACCTCCGTATATCTTATATTTTATGTCTTTTTTCCGCAATGCGTCTTCTATTGCTCTGGATTGGGCATTGGTACGATATAAAACAGCAAATTGGTCATTCTGTAATTGAAAATTCATTTTGTTATCAAAAATAGATTGTGCTACAAAACGTCCTTCTTCACCGTCGGAAATGGTATGCATTACTTTGACAGGTTCTCCCGCTTCATTAGATGTCCAAACCTCTTTATTTAATTTGGTTTTGTTTTTTTCTATAACCGAATTTGCCGCATTTACAATATTTTTTGTCGACCTGTAATTTTGTTCTAATTTAAATGTTTTTACATCCGGATAATCTCTCTGAAAATTCAGGATATTTTGGATGTTTGCTCCTCTAAATGCGTAAATACTTTGAGAATCATCTCCTACTACGCAGATATTCTGAAAACGATCTGCCAGGGCTCTTACGATTAGATATTGCGAGTGATTGGTATCTTGGTACTCATCTACCAAAATATATCTGAATCGATCCTGGTATTTTGCCAACGTTTCCGGAAAAAGAGTAAGTAGCTCATTGGTTCTCAACAATAAATCATCAAAATCCATAGCTCCGGCCCTAAAGCATCTGTCCACATATTCTTTATAAACTTCTCCTGTTTTAGGTCTGCTTGCCATCAGATCTGTTTCTTGTAAACCGGAATCATTAAAATACGCTGTTACGGTGATTAATGAATTTTTAAAAGAAGATATCCTGTTGACCATTTGTTTTGGTTTGTATCGTTCTTTATCCAACTCCATTTCTTTGATAATCGCAGTCATTAAACGAACTGAATCTTGTGTATCGTAAATAGTAAAATTCGAGGGAAAACCTAATTTATCTGCTTCTGCCCGCAAAATTCTGGCAAACACAGAATGAAAGGTACCCATCCATAAGTTTTTAGCCTCATTTGTACCAACAATACCTGCAATTCTCTCCTTCATTTCCCGGGCTGCTTTGTTTGTAAAAGTAAGTGCCAGAATGTTAAACGCATCCACCCCGTATTCTATGATAAAAACAAGTAAAAGTTGAGATATTATTTTTACTAATTTATGCAGCAAATTTAAAAGTATCTACATAGGGTGTTTGTCGTTTGACAACGGCAAACACTCTTGCTATTAATTTGTTTCTAATAATGTTAACGGTACTCATTTTACTTTTGCCTTGTTTTATTCTTTTATGATAGTATAATTTCATTTCTGGGTTATGTTGTATAGCAGAAATAGCGCACATATTAATAATTGCTTTCAATTTTTTATTAGCCAAATGAGAGACTTTTGTACGTCCTTTAATACTAGTTCCAGATTGGTAAGGAAAAGGAGCAACACCACAATAAGAGGCAAACTTTCTCCAGTTTTCAAATTTTGAAAAATTGTCAGTAAACACAATCATCATTATAGCAGTTTGCATTCCTATACCTTTAACACTAGTAACAAGTTTATAGGTTTCTTTTAACATTATATTTTGGTCAATAATAGCTTGCATTTGAGTATTAATCTTGTGTATTTGTTTGGTTAGTTCTGCAATCATTTTTTGTTGAACGTCAAAGATTATTTTATACTCTTTTGCTTTATAAATTCTTTTTTGTTCTTTCAAAGTAACTTTAAAACCAGCTCTTTGTTTGTTAAGTTTTGTCCTTAAAGATAAGAGACTTTTTAGTTGTAATATACTTCTTTTAGGTAGCTTACTGGGTTTAAGTTCTTCTTTTAATCGATACCCATATAGAGCAATGCGTTTGGCATCAATTTGGTCATCCTTTCCACGAGCAATACCAATAGATCTTTTAATTTCTAAACCAGAAGCTATGAAAAAAGATAATTTTTGTTCAGTTAAAGACACAGATAATAAATGAGAGTACATTCCTGTATGTTCAAATACAAACATGGTTTCTTCTTTAGAGAAAGACGAATTTTTAAAACTCCACTTTAGCATTAATTTAAATCCAGATTTACTGTTCTCAAACTGTTGAACAATTTGTTTAGAATAGATACAAACATCAATTAATAATTTACTGACATCGATTCCGATAATTTCATTTGTTTTCATAATTTTGTAATTAGATATTAATAATAGTTACTTAAACTAAGACCTTTAATAAGGGCAGAAACTGAAATTCTATATGGTTCTAAGTAACTTTTAAAAAGAACGGAGACTAATACGGGGGATGGCTCTAAAAAGCTAGCTGGCCGCTAAAGTTCACTCCGTTCTTTTGTGTTTTTGGTTATCAACAAAATAAGAGTTATTAACAAAGAAAAAAAGAAGCAAAAAAAGAAATTTCATCATAACTATTATGTTTTTATTTTAAGTAATTATTTCTATTTGCTAATCTAAAGGTAGGATATGTGATACGTTTTAGTGCACCTAATAGAGTTGTATTAAAATTGGTTACTTTTCGTCCTAACAGGGTATTATTATAATTACTGTTCAGAAGGGTTGTACTGTAATACCCCCAAACATCTTGGTTGTCTGAGTTGATAATGGATGGAGGTGTTCCATAATAAGCTAATTCATAGGCGTTATCTTCTGTGTCATTTTGACCTAAAACTTCTACTTTTGTTAATAGTTTAAAGTTTGAATTGACATTATCATAGGTGAATTCATAAGATTTTATTTTATTGTCAAAATTGTCGTACAAGCTTATACTATGTAGGTAACTATTAGTTGCATTGAGTGAACCTGCCGGTGCAGTGCGTACATCAAAATGCAATTCGCCGTCTGGAAAAGTGATTTTTGAAATTTGATTTTTACCTGCTACCGTAGTTTCCATATAACTGGTTATCACTGATTGGGCATTTGTACATGAGCTTGAAATTAAATGACCAGCAAAAAAATCAGAATAACTATCAACTTGTCCATTGCTCATAATCAATTCACGATAGGATTTTGAAATACCTTGTTTATGGTAATCATCTTCCTGCGTATATTCAAAATCTATGGTTTGGTCTGAAGTAGGTAAACTTATTTTTGATAATGCCCATGCTGAGTTGTAAATCATTGGTGGAGCCAATTGCTCATTATCAGTTATAGGTTCGGAAGTAGTTTCCTCCGGATAGGCAAAATCATAAGTAATACCATTGTCATCTATAATCCTATAACTATTGGCAGTTGGTTTTGTAATCTGGTAATTCTTATGGGGCCTGAAAATAATATCACCATCTTCATTATGGTAAAAATTAGCTGAAAGTGTTCCTGCATTTATAACAAATTTATCAGGTTGTGAATCCATCACATTGCTTGATGCTTTTCTAAAGAAGTTATTTAGATGGGCTTCTCTTGCTTCTGCACTCATATTGCTAAAACCATGTTCAATAAACGGCACGACATAATCTTTACCAATATTACCTGCAACATATCCTAAACTGCCTTCATCCGGTTTACCTCTTAGTTGTCTTACAATCATGCCTCCTGCATGCAATGTCCAACCCAAACCTACTAAACCGGGATCTTCTTCGGCTAATAATCCGGAATGGTTATAAGATAAATAAACAGGCAATTCAAATCCTGCTTCTTTAATGGTATAGATAGGAATCGAATAATTAATCCGGCCACTGGCCAAATTCACCGGCAGATCACCGTATTTTCCCAAACTGGCTGCTTCGGGAGAAACAGGGGCTACGCTAGGGAGTTCTAACTTTGATAAGTCCTGATTTCCTTGAGCAGTACTAAAGCTTGAAACATAAGCTAGTACAATGCTTAAAAATAGTTTTTTCATATTGATTTGATTTAAATGATACTTCTGTGTTTTTGGTTTGTTGTTCTCATATTTTGGCTTTTTATTAAATAATGATACAAACCTATTTGCTTTTTTTGAAACTTCAGTACGCCTGAACCGTACTTTTTTTACTTTTCGCTTTTTTTCATATAGTGTAACTTTTTAGGGTTCATACTATTTTTACTTTAATACCAACAACAGGCTACCGTTTGAATAGCTATCTGTAAACAGCCGAAAAAAGCACACAACTCCAAGGGAATTCTTATCTTAACTCTGAAAAAACTATGGGGCCATAGCAATCTTCGTCTCTTATGTTAGCAGTAGCAAAGATAGGGGTCAAGCAAAAAAGTTGTGGGATTTAGATTTTTACGCATAAATTTTAGATAGTCTGAATAGGAAGAAAGGAACAGATCTTACGCCTCTAAATTGTAGTCTAAAAGTTTTTATTTTAGCATTAAAAGATTCAGCAGAAGCATTGGTACTTCTATTATCAAAGAAATTTAAGATGCTTCGATAATGACTTTGTATTGATCTAGCTACTGTTCCAAAACTTTTACTGAACTCTGATTTTTCTACCTTATCATACCATCTAGCTAGTTTTGTATATGCTACCGCCTTGTCTTTTGTCTTTTGATAAATCGTTGCCAGTTCTCTAGTAAGCTCATAAGCTCGTTCCAAGTTGGGGTATCTTTCAAAGAGTAATTCTGCTCTAAATTTTTGTTTGGCTGTCCATTTGTTAGGGGCTTTAAAGAGTAAATACCTACTTCTAGCTAGTAGTTGTTTGGGAGTATCTCCATTGTCAAGGATATTCGGTTTAAAGTTTTTTCCTGTTTCTTTAGCCAATGCTATTTCATTATTTTCTTGTTCTATGGTTTTCCATCTATACTGTATTCGAATTTCTTGCAAGGCATCATAAGCTCGTTTTTGTACATGAAATCGGTCTGTGACCTGAGTAGCTTTAGGAAAGGCTTTTTTAGCAATCTTTTCCATAGTAGGTGCCATATCCAAAGTGATTTCTTCTACTAAATATCGGTCTTTACTTGGAATTTTCCTTAACACTTCTATGACTCGTTCACTTTGTGTGGTAGCTACTATGGCTACTAAACTGCCTCGTTTTCCTTTACCTGCTTTGTTGGTAATCACTGTATAGAGCTCGCCTTGAGTAAGTGCTACTTCATCAATACTTAAATGAGTTCCTATATTCTTCTTAAAAAGCAGCCATTGGTCGGCATGAGCTAATTGATCCCAAGTCAAAAAGTTACTTAAATGATTGCGATATTGTTCTTCTAATCGCTTGCCGTTAAGGTGATAGTAGGTAGATAAACTTTTACAACTTACTGGAATACTATCTAACAAGCCTCTTTAAAAAAAGAGAGAACTCTTCTGTCATTCGAGTTCCCTTTGCTACCAAATTCCAATCTCTTGAGAATACTTCTGAGGTATCAACATAACCATCGTCTACGTTTTACTTGTAAAAAACAAGCCTTGTTACGTACTGGAAAATCTTGAATATCTACTACTGGGTAAAATCCTTTGGAATGTAATTTACGATGAGATAACTCATCTGGTTGTATAGGTTTTTCTTCTAAAACCAAAGTAAGTTTGTTCGTTGAATC
This window of the Flavobacteriaceae bacterium genome carries:
- a CDS encoding DDE transposase translates to MPVSCKSLSTYYHLNGKRLEEQYRNHLSNFLTWDQLAHADQWLLFKKNIGTHLSIDEVALTQGELYTVITNKAGKGKRGSLVAIVATTQSERVIEVLRKIPSKDRYLVEEITLDMAPTMEKIAKKAFPKATQVTDRFHVQKRAYDALQEIRIQYRWKTIEQENNEIALAKETGKNFKPNILDNGDTPKQLLARSRYLLFKAPNKWTAKQKFRAELLFERYPNLERAYELTRELATIYQKTKDKAVAYTKLARWYDKVEKSEFSKSFGTVARSIQSHYRSILNFFDNRSTNASAESFNAKIKTFRLQFRGVRSVPFFLFRLSKIYA
- a CDS encoding transposase encodes the protein MKTNEIIGIDVSKLLIDVCIYSKQIVQQFENSKSGFKLMLKWSFKNSSFSKEETMFVFEHTGMYSHLLSVSLTEQKLSFFIASGLEIKRSIGIARGKDDQIDAKRIALYGYRLKEELKPSKLPKRSILQLKSLLSLRTKLNKQRAGFKVTLKEQKRIYKAKEYKIIFDVQQKMIAELTKQIHKINTQMQAIIDQNIMLKETYKLVTSVKGIGMQTAIMMIVFTDNFSKFENWRKFASYCGVAPFPYQSGTSIKGRTKVSHLANKKLKAIINMCAISAIQHNPEMKLYYHKRIKQGKSKMSTVNIIRNKLIARVFAVVKRQTPYVDTFKFAA